From Paenibacillus graminis, a single genomic window includes:
- a CDS encoding helix-turn-helix domain-containing protein: MEHTVTIRDELWAYLTQEGLSINRFAALSGIHSGTLSRIMKGRQAMAMSHLERITRTMGLAEDYFYSKYVDECLYDSAPTWRRLRPFILRSAHLERLDCIERLVHGLLDNLVYAPLLFDLAEELFQQDKHQAAAIIYENVAASEKYQHSERLALCQYRLFMISLGDDPQQNLIEATLFENYVNRLDEAYQLDAIKKLVHVYYSLHHWEKAEELTQELHRLASIQYNLRSRANHKNNNNAALERPLYFYILYAQLMRSCTYEERGDYKTAIELVPLYTDGSWIREEGEEVNRIVAQFKEWGTANTYLNRLMDGQKEVLEEYVDFVSKRENEIFTALYKIVETANRYHWDVDHILKRFSSYIPYRRYSGIFTKRDKHVTDDHHARFRSELATYYLARRRFGANEIAMRSVDLSAEVDHERNVIKGTISVDFEINI, translated from the coding sequence TTGGAGCATACAGTCACAATTCGGGATGAGCTATGGGCGTACTTAACACAAGAGGGTTTGTCAATTAACAGGTTTGCTGCTCTCAGCGGTATTCATTCCGGGACTCTCAGCCGAATCATGAAAGGCCGGCAGGCGATGGCTATGAGCCACTTGGAACGAATTACCCGGACTATGGGACTGGCAGAGGACTATTTCTACAGTAAATATGTAGATGAATGTTTGTATGATTCGGCACCAACTTGGCGGCGGCTGCGGCCTTTTATTCTGCGTTCTGCACATCTTGAACGTCTGGATTGCATTGAGCGGCTGGTCCATGGTCTGCTGGACAATCTGGTCTATGCGCCACTGTTGTTTGATCTGGCGGAAGAACTTTTCCAGCAGGATAAGCATCAGGCCGCTGCAATCATATATGAGAATGTGGCAGCCAGCGAGAAGTATCAGCATTCGGAGCGGCTGGCGCTTTGTCAGTACCGTTTGTTTATGATTTCTTTGGGAGATGACCCTCAACAGAACTTGATAGAGGCTACTTTATTTGAAAACTATGTGAATCGGCTGGATGAGGCCTATCAGTTGGATGCTATAAAGAAATTGGTACATGTATATTATTCACTACATCATTGGGAGAAAGCAGAGGAACTGACGCAGGAATTGCACCGACTCGCTTCTATTCAATATAATTTACGCAGTCGGGCAAACCATAAGAATAACAATAACGCTGCATTAGAAAGGCCGTTATATTTTTATATCCTATACGCACAACTTATGCGTTCATGTACCTATGAGGAACGCGGAGATTACAAAACTGCTATAGAACTTGTGCCACTTTACACAGATGGAAGCTGGATACGGGAGGAAGGAGAGGAGGTAAATCGAATTGTTGCCCAATTTAAGGAATGGGGGACAGCTAATACTTATTTAAATCGCTTGATGGATGGACAAAAAGAAGTGTTGGAAGAGTATGTCGACTTCGTCTCAAAAAGAGAAAATGAGATTTTTACAGCCTTGTATAAGATTGTAGAGACAGCTAACCGTTATCATTGGGATGTGGACCACATTTTGAAGCGCTTTTCATCGTATATTCCTTATCGCAGATACTCGGGTATATTTACCAAACGCGATAAACACGTCACCGATGATCACCACGCCCGGTTCCGCAGCGAACTGGCTACCTATTATTTAGCGCGCAGGCGCTTTGGGGCCAATGAAATCGCCATGCGCAGCGTAGACCTTTCTGCTGAAGTGGATCATGAGCGCAATGTGATTAAAGGCACGATATCGGTGGATTTTGAGATCAATATTTAG
- the moaA gene encoding GTP 3',8-cyclase MoaA, protein MEPLTDPFGRLHDYMRISVTDRCNLRCIYCMPAEGMQFQPQDEIMSYEEITAVVEALAPLGLSKIRLTGGEPLVRKDLDKLVSMIAAIPGIEDISLTTNGLMLPAKAALLKQAGLSRVNISLDSLRQDRFAMITRGGEVAKVLKGIEAAEAAGLSPIKLNVVLMKGINDDEIKDFISLTLNSPLNVRFIEYMPIGSASDAWRQTYLPLETVVEACHEAGWATEEADMPSGNGPSQNQRVVGARGTFGLIHPVSEHFCDNCNRLRLTADGHIKACLYWADEYNVRPLTSDPAAVQALFRKALGNKPHNHEMALALERKAQSHTPTVRRMSQIGG, encoded by the coding sequence ATGGAACCCTTGACGGACCCTTTTGGACGACTGCATGATTACATGCGCATATCGGTTACAGACCGCTGCAACCTGCGCTGCATTTATTGTATGCCTGCGGAAGGAATGCAATTCCAGCCCCAGGACGAGATTATGAGCTACGAGGAAATTACAGCTGTGGTGGAAGCACTCGCCCCTCTGGGGCTAAGCAAAATCCGTCTGACCGGAGGTGAGCCCCTGGTACGCAAGGATCTGGACAAGCTTGTCTCCATGATTGCCGCGATCCCGGGCATTGAGGATATCTCCCTTACCACCAACGGCCTGATGCTTCCCGCCAAAGCCGCCCTGCTCAAGCAGGCGGGTTTGTCACGGGTGAACATCAGCCTGGATTCCCTGCGCCAGGACCGCTTTGCCATGATCACCCGTGGCGGGGAAGTCGCCAAAGTGCTGAAGGGAATCGAAGCTGCGGAGGCGGCGGGCCTCTCCCCGATCAAGCTCAATGTTGTGCTCATGAAGGGCATCAACGATGATGAGATCAAGGATTTCATCTCGCTGACCCTGAACAGCCCGCTAAATGTGCGGTTCATTGAATATATGCCCATTGGCAGCGCAAGCGATGCCTGGCGCCAGACGTATCTGCCGCTGGAAACCGTAGTTGAAGCCTGCCATGAAGCAGGCTGGGCTACGGAAGAGGCGGACATGCCGTCCGGCAACGGCCCTTCACAGAACCAGCGGGTGGTTGGTGCGCGCGGAACCTTCGGGCTGATCCATCCCGTCAGCGAGCATTTCTGCGACAACTGCAACCGGCTGCGCCTTACGGCAGACGGGCATATCAAGGCCTGCCTCTACTGGGCGGACGAATACAATGTGCGTCCTCTGACCAGCGATCCCGCAGCCGTGCAGGCCTTATTCCGCAAAGCCTTGGGCAACAAGCCGCATAACCACGAAATGGCACTCGCCCTCGAACGTAAAGCGCAGAGCCATACCCCAACCGTGCGGCGCATGTCGCAGATCGGGGGCTAG
- a CDS encoding efflux RND transporter permease subunit, whose protein sequence is MKSLINFSLRNKFAIWLLTIIIVFAGLYSGLTMKQETLPNISIPYLSITTIYPGAAPEGVVNDVSKPLEQKLRNVDGVKTLTSSSLENASSITIEFDYGTNLDNATAAVREALNEVTLPDNVQKPQISRFSLSSLPVISLSLSDNSSSDLESLTRIAENDIRPALEDIEGVASVQIAGQYVKEVTLKFNQDKLKQYGLTEDTIKGIVQGSSLRVPLGLFTMEESQKAVVVDGNVTTVDDLKNLSIPVVPSGAPGTGAGGGASARAGTPAGTGAAGGAGATGAAGNAAGSPAGGAAMTGLPTVKLGELANIEVTGKSESISRTNGKESIGIQIVKANDANTVDVVNSVKDKTDELKKQYKSMDLTVLLDQGKPIEDSVNTMLSKAAFGALFAVLIILLFLRNIRSTIISIISIPLSLLIAVLCLRQMDITLNMMTLGAMTVAIGRVVDDSIVVIENIFRRLTLSGEKLRGRELISAATREMFVPIMSSTIVTIAVFLPLAFVSGMVGELFLPFALTMVFALLASLVVAITLVPALAHTLFRNGLKKGKNSHSEKPGKMAAGYQKILNWSLSHKLITFGVAVLLLVGSLFLIKPIGVSFMPSQEEKNVMLTFSPKAGQTLEDVKEQGLKAEKYILAQKHLDNMQYSIGGSSPFGMGSGNSGLFYVTYDSDTPNFDTVKENLIKGLTKEVPDGVWGDMSGMSGGGLGGNTLTVNIFGDSLDQLKPVADEIAGIVQADTGNFKDGKTSLSEAYDQYTIVADQAKLSSLGLTAGQIAMKLSPAGTRPVLTEVAMDGKNYNVYIETDKDMYSSIQEMEKATLTSPLGITVPIGEVAKIENGTSPDTITREDGKMKVDVTAEIISNDVNSASNSVKEKIDALDLPDGVTVTFGGVTEQINDTFGQLGIAMAAAIAIVYFVLVVTFGGGLAPFAILFSLPFTVIGALVALLLAGETLNVSALMGALMLIGIVVTNAIVLIDRVIHKEKEGMSTRQALLEAGATRLRPILMTALATIGALLPLVTGLENSAGIISKGLGVTVIGGLVSSTLLTLVVVPVVYEFLMKFRSKKVYE, encoded by the coding sequence ATGAAAAGCCTCATTAACTTTTCGCTCAGAAACAAATTCGCTATTTGGCTTCTGACCATCATTATCGTGTTCGCCGGTTTATACAGCGGCCTGACCATGAAGCAGGAAACACTGCCTAATATCAGCATCCCTTATCTCAGTATTACAACCATTTACCCGGGGGCCGCACCTGAGGGCGTGGTGAACGATGTCAGCAAGCCGCTGGAGCAGAAGCTCCGCAATGTGGACGGCGTGAAGACATTGACCTCTAGCTCGCTCGAAAATGCCTCTAGCATCACCATTGAATTTGATTATGGCACAAATCTGGATAATGCTACGGCAGCTGTGCGTGAGGCGCTGAATGAAGTTACCCTCCCGGATAATGTGCAGAAACCGCAGATTTCCCGGTTCAGCCTGAGCTCCCTGCCGGTCATTTCACTCAGCTTGTCCGACAACAGCTCCTCCGACCTGGAGAGCCTGACCCGCATCGCCGAGAATGATATCCGTCCGGCCCTGGAAGATATTGAAGGTGTGGCCTCCGTGCAGATTGCCGGACAATATGTCAAAGAAGTTACGCTCAAGTTCAACCAGGACAAGCTGAAACAGTATGGGCTGACCGAGGATACTATTAAAGGAATCGTTCAAGGCTCTTCCCTGCGCGTGCCGCTTGGGCTCTTCACAATGGAGGAGTCGCAGAAAGCCGTTGTAGTGGACGGCAATGTCACTACCGTTGATGATCTGAAAAACCTGAGCATTCCAGTTGTGCCATCCGGCGCACCGGGTACGGGTGCAGGTGGCGGAGCTTCGGCACGCGCAGGCACGCCTGCAGGTACGGGTGCCGCTGGCGGAGCTGGAGCAACGGGTGCAGCCGGGAATGCCGCTGGCAGTCCAGCCGGCGGAGCAGCTATGACCGGACTGCCAACCGTCAAGCTGGGAGAGCTGGCCAATATCGAGGTTACAGGGAAATCGGAGTCCATATCCCGCACCAACGGCAAGGAATCCATCGGGATTCAGATCGTAAAAGCCAATGATGCCAACACAGTAGATGTGGTTAACAGCGTCAAGGACAAGACGGATGAACTGAAGAAGCAATACAAATCGATGGATCTTACGGTTCTGCTGGACCAAGGAAAGCCGATTGAAGATTCCGTAAACACCATGCTGTCCAAGGCTGCCTTTGGCGCCCTGTTCGCCGTGCTGATCATTCTGCTCTTCCTGCGGAATATCCGCTCGACAATTATTTCCATCATCTCTATTCCATTGTCGCTGCTGATTGCGGTCCTCTGCCTGCGCCAGATGGACATTACCTTAAATATGATGACCCTGGGAGCAATGACCGTCGCCATTGGGCGTGTCGTGGATGACTCGATTGTCGTCATTGAGAATATCTTCCGGCGGCTGACCCTGTCCGGGGAGAAGCTGCGCGGACGGGAGCTCATCAGCGCGGCAACACGTGAAATGTTCGTGCCGATCATGTCCTCTACTATCGTTACCATTGCTGTATTCCTGCCGCTCGCTTTTGTCAGCGGTATGGTGGGCGAGCTGTTCCTGCCTTTTGCCCTCACGATGGTATTCGCTCTGCTGGCTTCACTGGTAGTGGCCATTACCCTGGTGCCCGCACTCGCACATACGCTGTTCCGCAACGGCCTGAAGAAAGGCAAGAACAGCCACAGCGAGAAGCCGGGCAAAATGGCTGCCGGCTATCAGAAGATTCTGAACTGGTCTCTCTCCCATAAGCTGATTACCTTCGGCGTTGCCGTGCTTCTGCTGGTGGGCAGCTTGTTCCTGATCAAACCCATCGGTGTCAGCTTCATGCCTTCCCAGGAAGAGAAGAACGTAATGCTCACCTTCTCCCCGAAGGCTGGACAGACGCTGGAAGACGTCAAGGAGCAGGGACTGAAAGCCGAGAAATATATCCTGGCCCAAAAGCATTTGGATAACATGCAGTATTCGATTGGCGGCAGCAGCCCGTTCGGTATGGGCTCCGGCAATTCGGGCCTGTTCTATGTAACCTATGACAGTGATACTCCTAACTTCGATACAGTCAAAGAAAACCTGATTAAAGGACTGACCAAAGAGGTGCCTGATGGGGTCTGGGGCGATATGTCCGGCATGTCAGGCGGTGGCCTTGGCGGCAATACGCTGACCGTGAACATTTTTGGCGACAGTCTGGATCAGCTTAAGCCGGTAGCCGACGAAATTGCCGGCATCGTCCAGGCTGACACCGGTAACTTCAAAGATGGAAAGACCAGTCTCTCCGAAGCCTATGATCAATACACCATCGTCGCCGATCAGGCGAAGCTCAGTTCCCTCGGCCTTACCGCCGGACAAATTGCCATGAAGCTTAGTCCCGCCGGTACCCGCCCAGTGCTGACTGAGGTAGCGATGGACGGTAAGAACTATAATGTCTACATTGAAACCGACAAGGACATGTACAGCAGCATTCAGGAAATGGAAAAGGCTACACTGACCTCCCCGCTGGGCATTACGGTGCCAATTGGTGAGGTAGCCAAGATTGAGAACGGGACTTCGCCAGACACCATTACCCGCGAAGACGGTAAAATGAAGGTCGATGTCACCGCCGAGATTATCTCAAATGATGTGAACAGTGCTTCGAACAGCGTCAAGGAAAAAATCGACGCGCTCGATCTGCCGGATGGGGTGACCGTCACCTTCGGCGGTGTAACCGAGCAGATTAACGATACGTTCGGACAGCTTGGAATTGCCATGGCGGCTGCCATTGCCATCGTGTACTTCGTGCTCGTGGTTACCTTCGGCGGCGGTCTGGCCCCGTTCGCGATCCTGTTCTCTCTGCCGTTCACCGTCATCGGTGCACTGGTTGCCCTGCTGCTGGCAGGAGAAACACTCAATGTCTCTGCGCTCATGGGCGCACTGATGCTGATCGGGATCGTTGTCACCAATGCGATTGTCTTGATCGACCGTGTAATCCACAAGGAAAAAGAAGGGATGTCTACACGCCAAGCCCTGCTTGAAGCCGGAGCGACCCGTTTGCGTCCGATCCTGATGACCGCACTGGCGACCATCGGCGCCTTGCTGCCGCTCGTAACCGGTCTCGAAAACAGCGCCGGCATCATCTCCAAGGGCCTCGGAGTAACAGTTATCGGCGGTCTTGTCAGCTCCACTCTGCTGACCCTGGTTGTCGTGCCGGTAGTGTATGAGTTCCTGATGAAATTCCGCAGCAAAAAGGTGTATGAATAA
- a CDS encoding TorD/DmsD family molecular chaperone, which produces MTIPTVPSLVVPEAFSRWLESRGLIYQLLVDFYGRKPSLSLVAQWIRNRKLGVAADMTEGGRELKRYLCSQEPSALPQICERENREYMRLMNERAASTIVAREAAELGREEEFCNVLSDVYASAGIVFKKCGGEADDHISIELEFMAVLHERMLYNSFSIRSAMELLEIQERFLEEHLLRWTPQFCERLNAATDSPLYLGLSHMLEEFLPQDLLMLRAWKTSLESSASAMA; this is translated from the coding sequence ATGACTATACCAACTGTTCCATCGCTCGTCGTGCCGGAGGCATTCAGCCGTTGGCTGGAAAGCCGGGGATTAATATATCAGCTATTAGTGGATTTTTATGGGCGAAAGCCTAGCCTGTCGCTGGTCGCCCAGTGGATTCGAAACCGCAAGCTTGGTGTCGCAGCGGATATGACGGAAGGCGGACGTGAATTGAAACGGTACCTGTGCAGCCAGGAGCCTTCGGCGCTCCCACAGATCTGCGAGCGGGAAAACCGGGAATACATGCGCCTGATGAATGAACGTGCAGCCAGCACTATTGTAGCACGTGAAGCAGCAGAACTGGGCCGTGAGGAAGAATTCTGCAACGTGCTCTCCGATGTGTATGCGTCGGCGGGGATTGTCTTCAAGAAATGCGGCGGTGAAGCCGATGACCATATTTCCATTGAACTGGAATTCATGGCAGTGCTGCATGAGCGTATGCTGTACAACAGCTTCTCGATCCGCAGTGCCATGGAGCTGCTGGAGATTCAGGAACGTTTCCTGGAAGAGCATCTGCTGAGATGGACGCCGCAGTTCTGCGAACGTCTGAATGCTGCCACGGATAGTCCGCTCTATCTTGGCCTCAGCCATATGCTGGAGGAATTCCTGCCGCAGGACCTGCTGATGCTGCGGGCCTGGAAGACTTCGCTGGAGAGCAGCGCGTCGGCAATGGCGTAA
- a CDS encoding TetR/AcrR family transcriptional regulator, with product MAADKTTNKKEQIIKTAMQLFAVKGSSSTSMQEIAELCGMSKGSLYLVFKSKEELERSIYIYCFRMIRDPLQQEEQNSSGTPREKLRNQVEILLHHVYELREFFQRQFQELAGKGMTDAPEWLRKINGPLLKWSQNKLETLYGKEIMPYTGELFLLGHGMIHSYIWLLFNHDSFVSIPRLANHLVDVLDIVVAGLHAGRPAPLFSSVALESWMENYEGSSHRNPLQLLKEMKERLHAGPGVDPHSTEDALESIAILESEILMPHPRKAIIQGMIGNLQSYPAVHPQLEDLKKLCSFHMQGVCGFHEPGI from the coding sequence TTGGCAGCTGATAAAACTACGAATAAAAAGGAGCAAATCATCAAAACAGCCATGCAGCTATTCGCTGTGAAAGGCTCGTCCTCCACTTCGATGCAGGAGATTGCCGAGTTATGCGGGATGTCCAAGGGCAGTCTCTATCTGGTGTTCAAATCCAAGGAGGAGCTGGAACGCAGCATTTATATATATTGCTTTCGCATGATCCGCGATCCCTTGCAGCAGGAAGAACAGAACAGTTCAGGAACGCCGCGCGAGAAGCTGCGCAACCAGGTTGAGATTCTGCTTCATCATGTGTATGAGCTGCGTGAATTTTTCCAGCGGCAATTCCAGGAACTGGCCGGAAAAGGAATGACAGATGCTCCCGAATGGCTGCGCAAGATTAATGGTCCTTTGCTGAAGTGGAGCCAGAACAAGCTGGAGACCCTATATGGAAAGGAGATCATGCCTTATACAGGAGAATTGTTCCTGCTCGGGCATGGAATGATTCATTCCTATATCTGGCTGCTGTTCAACCACGACTCTTTCGTTTCCATTCCGCGTCTTGCCAACCATCTGGTGGATGTATTGGACATCGTGGTAGCAGGTCTCCACGCCGGCCGGCCGGCTCCCCTGTTCTCATCCGTAGCCCTGGAGAGCTGGATGGAGAATTATGAAGGCAGCAGCCACCGTAATCCTTTGCAGCTCCTCAAAGAAATGAAGGAACGGTTACATGCCGGCCCGGGTGTTGACCCGCACAGTACGGAGGATGCCTTGGAATCGATAGCCATTCTGGAAAGCGAAATACTCATGCCTCATCCGCGCAAGGCGATTATCCAGGGGATGATCGGCAACCTCCAGAGCTATCCTGCGGTTCATCCGCAGCTGGAGGATCTGAAGAAGCTATGTTCGTTTCACATGCAGGGTGTATGCGGTTTTCATGAACCAGGCATATAG
- a CDS encoding putative holin-like toxin, which produces MEVYQALSLMFMFGMFIIALLNYLKKK; this is translated from the coding sequence ATGGAGGTCTATCAAGCGTTGTCCCTGATGTTCATGTTCGGCATGTTCATCATAGCACTGCTAAACTACCTCAAAAAGAAATAG
- a CDS encoding aspartyl-phosphate phosphatase Spo0E family protein — protein MDNAVFIRIRIERARRKLHQMQMQYGGFSHPKLLRQSVELDKLLNNYSNIPMQERRPPA, from the coding sequence ATGGATAATGCTGTATTCATTAGAATTCGTATTGAGCGGGCAAGACGGAAACTTCATCAGATGCAAATGCAGTATGGTGGTTTCAGCCATCCTAAGTTGCTTCGGCAATCGGTAGAATTGGACAAGTTGCTGAACAATTACAGTAATATTCCTATGCAAGAGAGACGCCCGCCCGCTTAA
- a CDS encoding helix-turn-helix domain-containing protein gives MESTVTIRDQLADYLSEQSMSINQFADRCGINSGTLSRIVKGNQPIAMSHLELITKGMGEVEDHFFSLYVDECFYYSAPTWRRLRPFMIRCAELGRMDCIERMVQILLDNLNNVPTLFEVSEGLFEQGQWQAAALLYKNVSASEKYQYSERLAVCQYRLFRIALGDDQSENLRAATLFEPYVPRLDEADQLDALKHLMNVYYSLHQWRKMDELAQELLRLAKIRYDLQYNSEGRFQKEKKPEKPLCLYILYAHLMRSIVYEECGDYNSALDLVPIYTDGSWIQEESEEVKRTLAQFQEWGRANTYLYRLLGGQSEVLPDYVDYISTRKGEIFTALSNVIKSANRYSWNVDHILERFSAYIPYRVHQTEFGEYSQQVIANQYASFLAELAEYYLHSQRKEGIYYILHSLEYSTKINNEAIVIRCVDLFEQYRHIAAEAEKAQYKLLIREVQNLYGKKNHNAVSFM, from the coding sequence TTGGAGTCTACAGTCACGATTCGAGATCAGCTAGCGGACTATTTATCTGAACAGAGCATGTCCATTAATCAGTTCGCAGACAGATGTGGCATTAATTCCGGGACACTCAGCCGGATTGTAAAAGGCAATCAGCCGATAGCTATGAGTCACTTGGAGTTAATTACCAAAGGGATGGGGGAGGTGGAGGATCACTTTTTCAGCTTGTATGTAGATGAATGCTTCTATTATTCGGCACCCACCTGGCGGCGGCTGCGGCCGTTTATGATCCGTTGTGCTGAGCTTGGGCGCATGGATTGTATTGAACGCATGGTGCAAATTCTGCTCGATAATCTGAACAATGTGCCTACGCTGTTTGAGGTGTCTGAAGGATTATTCGAGCAAGGGCAGTGGCAGGCGGCAGCATTGTTATACAAGAATGTGAGCGCCAGCGAGAAATACCAGTATTCCGAACGTCTTGCCGTGTGTCAGTACCGCTTGTTCCGTATTGCGCTTGGTGACGACCAGAGCGAAAACCTGCGGGCGGCAACGCTGTTCGAACCTTATGTTCCCCGGTTGGATGAGGCGGACCAGTTGGATGCTTTGAAACATTTAATGAATGTTTATTATTCTCTGCATCAGTGGCGGAAGATGGATGAGCTGGCTCAGGAATTACTAAGGCTTGCCAAGATTAGATACGATCTTCAGTATAATTCAGAAGGTAGATTCCAAAAAGAAAAAAAGCCTGAAAAGCCGTTATGCCTTTATATACTATATGCGCACCTTATGCGATCGATTGTGTATGAGGAATGTGGGGACTACAATTCTGCTTTAGATCTTGTACCGATTTATACGGATGGAAGCTGGATACAAGAAGAAAGCGAGGAAGTGAAACGAACCTTAGCTCAGTTTCAAGAATGGGGAAGGGCAAATACTTATTTATATCGCTTGTTAGGTGGGCAATCGGAAGTCTTGCCTGATTATGTTGATTATATTTCCACTAGGAAAGGCGAAATATTTACAGCCCTTTCTAATGTTATTAAATCGGCAAATCGATATTCTTGGAACGTCGATCACATTTTGGAGCGTTTTTCTGCCTATATCCCTTACCGGGTTCATCAAACTGAGTTTGGCGAGTACAGTCAGCAAGTAATAGCAAATCAATATGCTAGTTTCCTTGCTGAGTTAGCAGAATATTACTTGCACAGTCAACGAAAAGAAGGAATTTACTATATACTACATAGTTTGGAGTATTCAACTAAGATAAATAATGAGGCTATTGTCATCAGATGTGTCGACTTATTTGAACAATACCGGCACATAGCAGCAGAGGCAGAGAAGGCTCAATATAAACTTTTAATAAGAGAGGTGCAAAATTTGTATGGTAAAAAAAATCATAATGCTGTTAGCTTCATGTAG